Sequence from the Nitrosopumilus maritimus SCM1 genome:
CTACAGAAATCGATATTGGATTAAACCAAACAAAAACAAAACTCTCCAAAGTCTTACATGAATCAATCACTGGAAAAGCAATCGTAATTCTTCTTGGCAGTATTGTGATTGGTTATATCATTGGCAAGGATGGATTTGAGCCAATCAAGATTGTATTTGATGACATGTTTACTGGAGCTATAGTAATTTTCATGATTGAGATGGGAATTATTGCTGGTCAAAGACTAGATGACATCAAGAAGGTAGGTGTATTTCTTACTGCATTTGCAATAATTATTCCTCTATTCAATGGAACCATTGGTGTGCTAGTCTCAACTGCACTAGGATTGAGCGTGGGTGGTGCAGTTATGTTTGGATTACTGATGGCCAGTGCTTCATTTATTGCAGCTCCAGCAGTTTTACGCCATGCTATTCCTCAAGCAAAACCAAGTTTGTATATCACATCTGCATTAGGAATTACATTCCCATTTAACATCATAGTAACATTACCAATACTGTTTACATTATCTACATTCCTTCATAGTGGAGAAGGAGCGATAGACTTATTCAATTTCATTACGGAGGGATTCTAATGAAACTATACAATGTTAAACTACTAACAATTACTTGTGAGATTTTAGCTCAAGAAAATATTATAGAGATTCTCAAAAAACATGAAATCACTGGATATACCACCTATGAAGTTGATGGAAATGGTGCACGTGGTTTACGTGGCCAAGGATTGAAAACCGAAAAGAATGTCAAGGTAGAAGTGATTATGAGGGAAGAAAAACTACAAGACA
This genomic interval carries:
- a CDS encoding sodium-dependent bicarbonate transport family permease, whose protein sequence is MEILELIQANLLTPIILFFLFGIIAARIKSDLKIPAAISEFLPIYLLAAIGLHGGIEMRNTGFENMLIPMFVAIGLSLLFTLNHYQILRRLGKFNLFDSYALASTYGAVGAVHFSVGLSFLKNQGVSSEGYIAAILAVLEPLAFILAIFMTNMAVAKQIKTKKQSFSDDSTEIDIGLNQTKTKLSKVLHESITGKAIVILLGSIVIGYIIGKDGFEPIKIVFDDMFTGAIVIFMIEMGIIAGQRLDDIKKVGVFLTAFAIIIPLFNGTIGVLVSTALGLSVGGAVMFGLLMASASFIAAPAVLRHAIPQAKPSLYITSALGITFPFNIIVTLPILFTLSTFLHSGEGAIDLFNFITEGF
- a CDS encoding DUF3240 family protein, producing the protein MKLYNVKLLTITCEILAQENIIEILKKHEITGYTTYEVDGNGARGLRGQGLKTEKNVKVEVIMREEKLQDIVEEISRTLFANYAIVLYVSDVGVLRPEKF